In the Haloarcula salinisoli genome, GCCGTTCGGCTGTATCGTCGCCCTCTTCCTCCGTTGCTGTTAGGTCTCGATATTCAGAGTAGGTCGGATAGGTCTGATAGTAGACTTCAAATTCAAGTAAGATCGGGTACTGCGTGGCAATGGGCTGGAAATCGAGTCCGATGGAATTCGGCTTTATTTCTGCACTCTTCGTAGATTCTTCGTCGTCACTCGGAGGAGTGAGGTTCGAGATATAGTAAGCCCGCTTGGGTTCCTCGGAGACGCAATATGGTTGATGATGGCCCCGAACTTGCTGCAGTGTCCGTTCTGCTAATGCAGTCCCAATCGATCGTTCAGCCGTGTTCCCGCCTTTAAAGTTTGACATTATATTTTATGTTTAATCGCTTGTTGACTCAGTAGTCTGTTGGTTCCCACTTTGGTTAGAAGACGTTTCTAGTTGATCAATGCCTTTGACCGTAAGCCGTTTAGTATCTTCGCGGATTCGCCGCCGAGTTACCTCATCATAATATTGGGACTGTGAGCTATCCGTTGTTGCGTCTAACTCATGCTCAATAAGCGGTCGAATTCGTCGGCCAATCTTGTTGTGGCGGTCGCGAATCCGTTGCGCCGCTTCATTGACATCAGTGGCTAGGGTTTCGAACATACTGGCATCGACGCCAGGTCGGCACAGTTGATAGACTCGCTTGATATCCTCAGGATCATCAGGCGCGATTGTCTTTCCGTACCGCCAGAGAGTAATCGTGACCGGGGAGGTGATATCCGATCCCATTTCCTGTAGCTGTTGTTGAAATTCCTTGACTATCCAATTCTCTTGTTCTAAGGTTCGGTTTAGTTGGTCCCTCCAACCTTCAACAAGATCAGTGTCCTCACGAATCCTTTCGCGTTCTTGGGCATGATCAATGACAATATCATAGATGTCATCTGCGATATCGTCAATAAGAAGGATCGTATCGCCTCTTTCCAGACTCTTCGCCCGGGTTCGGACGATATCACCTTCAGCAGGGGAATATTTCGTAACCCGAGAGAGCGGCGTAAGCGTAATTCGCTCGTGGTCCTCCTCGAATGTGAGTTTCAGACGTTCTGACGGCTCCGATTCATCATCGCTGTCTGTATTAGCAGGGTTGTTAACGGCCGATTCGTCACTAGACTCCTCCGAATCATTGCCGGCACCCCACAAAGAAGAGCTACTCATCAACTGGCTTGCGTCACCCCCATTCGTAGAGTTGGACGCAACTGGGCCTACACTCGTCACTTCAGATTCTATGTCATCCAGATCGATGGGCTCTCCGTCCAAGCTACCGCCACCAACAGTGTGCTCTTGTTGGGATACAGACTCCCCAGCAAGAGCCCTAGCTCGATGAATAATAAACTGGTTCAGGATTTTGTGATGTACGAATGCAACAGTCTCACTCCTCGGGAACTCATAATGGTTCGAATCCCGAGGAGCCACCCCAGCGTAGACAGTTCGACTGTCTTTGACTGGATCTATGTCTGATTTCGTTGTTAAGACAATATTCTCGGATTCTCCGACCGTGAAATCCCGTTCCTCCGCCGCTAGGATGAACGCTTCCTGGACACGTTTATTGCTGAATACAAACCGCGTGGGATTGTCTTGTTCCCGTGCCCGCTCCACTGCATTCAAGAGATAGTTTTGAAGTGGTTGCTCGTCGTTCAGGGTTGCTTCTAACTGGGTAGCTGTCTCAGTGAAGTTACGGATTCGACCACCACCATGACTAATTTGTTCTGCGATTAGATTCAGACGGTCGACTTGCTGCGGAATGGAGTCAAAGTATCCGTGGGACTTGCTCACGCGATTCCAGTATTTTGGCTTGACTGGCAATTGGGTTAACCGGTTATATAATCCGCCAACAACTTTGGGGGCAATATTTCGTTCCTGTAGTTCGATTTTCTTAGCAGCGAACTGTCGATGGAGATGGTCTACTTCTTCAGCGATGATACTATAGTAATCGTATGAGACGTCACCCACAGCAAGAAGATTCTCAATAATCGCTAATTTTGTGTCCAGGTTGACGGGTATCGACTCTATCGGAGAAGACTCTAGGTGAGTCGGGCGTATCTGAATCTGCTCGTCAGAGTGAGTCCGAGCTAGGTCATATCCCATTCCGTAGCCATCGGAGTCCCCAATAAATGCAACCCGTCCTTTCCCTGCAGCCGCGAACAGCTCTACTAATTGCCGTGCATATGTATCATGCCAACGCGGCGCTCGCAGGTCGATGATTATCCCTGCTGGGAGGGGTGTCCCGGATTCAATATCGAAATTAAACTGGCTATTAGCGGTGAAAATCCCCCAGCGGTTTTCCATCTCTGATAAAGAATTCACCACATAACGGGGAACGGGATCACTTCCCTCCTTGTACGTCGGGTTTGTCGTATCCCGATAGTGGAACCGGTCAAAAACGGTTGTATACCCTTGGCGGGGAAAAAGA is a window encoding:
- a CDS encoding DrmE family protein, coding for MDPENIGSLASECYSRGALAGFQAGNIRVDGDRFTLSPVEAAVTERAVRNIESEESILIETSFPSNSIPVGLAVALAFDEHPNRGGGNFPVLLFPRQGYTTVFDRFHYRDTTNPTYKEGSDPVPRYVVNSLSEMENRWGIFTANSQFNFDIESGTPLPAGIIIDLRAPRWHDTYARQLVELFAAAGKGRVAFIGDSDGYGMGYDLARTHSDEQIQIRPTHLESSPIESIPVNLDTKLAIIENLLAVGDVSYDYYSIIAEEVDHLHRQFAAKKIELQERNIAPKVVGGLYNRLTQLPVKPKYWNRVSKSHGYFDSIPQQVDRLNLIAEQISHGGGRIRNFTETATQLEATLNDEQPLQNYLLNAVERAREQDNPTRFVFSNKRVQEAFILAAEERDFTVGESENIVLTTKSDIDPVKDSRTVYAGVAPRDSNHYEFPRSETVAFVHHKILNQFIIHRARALAGESVSQQEHTVGGGSLDGEPIDLDDIESEVTSVGPVASNSTNGGDASQLMSSSSLWGAGNDSEESSDESAVNNPANTDSDDESEPSERLKLTFEEDHERITLTPLSRVTKYSPAEGDIVRTRAKSLERGDTILLIDDIADDIYDIVIDHAQERERIREDTDLVEGWRDQLNRTLEQENWIVKEFQQQLQEMGSDITSPVTITLWRYGKTIAPDDPEDIKRVYQLCRPGVDASMFETLATDVNEAAQRIRDRHNKIGRRIRPLIEHELDATTDSSQSQYYDEVTRRRIREDTKRLTVKGIDQLETSSNQSGNQQTTESTSD